The Sphingopyxis sp. BE259 nucleotide sequence CACGCCGCGCTCGATCTGGTCGAAGGCCGGATGGGCTTTGCGGTCAAGCATGGCAAGCTGGTGATGAGCGAAATCGACGCTGCGACGGCGAGCGAGGCTTAAGTGGACGTCGCCCCCGCGAAGGCGGGGGCCGCTGTCGGTTTACGCAGCAGCACGGGAAAAGGCCGACGGCGGCTCCCGCCTTCGCGGGGGCGACGGATCAGAGCATCACCAACTCGGCCTTGGCATCCAGCGCCTGCGCCAGCGACTTCAAGCGGCGTTCGACCGATTCGCCCGCCAGATGATGCCAGCCATGATCGAGACTGAGCCGCAGCTTGCCATCGACCAGCGCGATATGACTGGCCTTAAGCGGCGCTTCGACCCCCCCGGTCAACCGCTGCGCCAGCCGGATCGCCAGCCCCCATTGCCGCGCCCGTGCCAACCGCTCGGCGCTGACCAGCGGTCCCATGTCGGGGAAATCGCCGTCGGCGCCGCCGAACCCGGCGTGCAGCGCACGGGCGAGCAGGATGCGGCCCGGGATGTCAATGCCGCGCCAGTTGCCGTGCAGTCCGATTTCGGTCCCGCGTTCGGCGCGGAAATCGGGATTGGCCGACCAGGCAACGTCGCTGAGCAGGCTGGCGGCCAGCCGCACGCGGTTATCGGCGGGCGCCTCGCCGGTGAACAGCGGCGTGATCCATTCGGTGATCGCGCGGCCATGCGGGGCGAACCGGGCCAAGCGCCGCCCCTCGAATTCGGCTGCGACGATCAGCGGGTCCTGCGCGCGCGTTTCGGCGTCGAGCGCCTGATAGAGCAACCCTTCGCGCAGCCCCGACGACGACACCGTCATTTCGGGCACGTCGAGGATGTTGACCAGCGCCGCCAGCAATGCCGCCGCATCGGGCAATGCGGCGGCGCGGTTTGACGCCATGCCGGGAATCGCGCGCAATTCCTCAAACGTCAGCCGGTTGGTCGCGCGCACCAGGCGGCGCAGCGCGCTGCGGGGCAGGCTGTGCTGATCGAGCACCGCAAGCGGATCATGCGTCAGTTCCAGATCAAGGCGCGACAGCGCGCGCCACGATCCGCCGACCAGATAGAGTGGCAGGCCGGTCATCCCGTCGGGCCATCCAGCCGCGCGCAACATCTTGCGAACAGCGCGCTCGAACGGCTGTTGCCCCTGCTTGCGCAGCGCGGGCAGGCGCAGCACCCCGAGCGGGAAGGACGCGCGGCGCCCGACCTGTCCGTTCGCAACCTCGGCCAATTCCAGACTGCCGCCGCCCAGATCGACCGCGATGCCATGCGCGTCGGGAATCGCCGACACTACCCCATAACCCGCCGCCTCGGCCTCTTCCTCGCCCGACAGCAGACGAATTTTCAGCCCTGCCTCGGCAGCGCTCGCAATGAATTCCGGGCCATTTTCGGCGTCGCGGACCGCGGCGGTCGCGACGCATTGCAGATTCTGGACCTCCATATGCTTGGCGAGCAGGGCATAGCGCCGCAGCGCCATCAGCCCGCGCATCGCGTCTTCGCTCGCGATGCGGCCGTCGATCGCGAGCCCCCGGCCCAGCCCCGCCGCGACCTTTTCGTTAAAGATTACCGCAGGCGCGCGCGCCGGTCCTTCATACACAACCAGGCGGACCGAGTTCGAGCCGATGTCGATGACCGCCGAGCGATGGACCGCCGGTTTCGAGGAACGCAGCAATCCCAAATCGTCAGACCTCGCGCGTCGTGAAGGCGAGCGTCGGCACGTCCTGCCGCTTGTGCAGCGCCGTCCCGCGACCCGAAAGCGACGGATTGTTCATGAAATAATGATGCAGATTGAACGGCTTGTCATCGGTTGCTGTCCGCACATAAACGCCGTCGGGTTGCAACACCCAGCTTTGTTCATTGTCGATCAAATTTGCGACCAGCACCTGATCGAGGATCTGGTCATGGACGGTCGGGTTTTCGATCGGGATCATATATTCGACGCGGCGGTCGAAGTTGCGCGGCATCCAGTCGGCGCTGCTGATATACAGCTTGGCGCGCTGATGCGGCAGCGCCGCGCCATTTGCGAACGCCCACACCCGGCTGTGTTCGAGGAAGCGGCCGACCACCGATTTGACGCGGATCGTTTCAGAAAGCCCCGGCACCCCCGGCCGCAGGCAACAGATGCCGCGCACGATCAGTTCGACCGGTACCCCGGCCGCGCTGGCTTCGTAAAGTTTATCGATGATGTCGGGATCGACCAGGCTGTTCATCTTGGCCCAGACCCCCGACGGCTGTCCGCCGCTGGCCGCAGCGATTTCGGCGTCGATCAGCTCGCACAAATGGGCGCGCATGTTGAGGGGCGACATGGTGATCATGTCGAGCCGTTCGGGCTCGACATAGCCGGTGATATAGTTGAACAGCTGCGCCGCATCGCGCCCGGCGCGCGGATCGGCGGTAAAGAAGCTGAGATCGGTATAGATGCGCGCGGTCACCGGGTGGTAGTTGCCGGTGCCGAAGTGGCAATAGGTGCGATACCCCTGCCCTTCGCGGCGCACGACCATCGAAATCTTCGCGTGGGTCTTCCACTCGATGAAGCCGTAGACGACCTGCACCCCGGCGCGTTCGAGCTGGTTCGCCCACAGCAGATTCTGCTCCTCGTCGAAGCGCGCCTTCAACTCTACCACCGCGGTCACCGACTTGCCCGCCTCGGCCGCCTCGATCAGCGCGCGGATCACCGGCGACTGGTCACCGGCGCGGTAGAGCGTCTGCTTGATCGCTACGACATCGGGGTCCGCAGCGGCCTGGCGCAGGAACGCAAGAACGACCTCGAAACTTTCATACGGATGGTGGACCAATATGTCCTTGCTGCGAATCGCGGCGAAACAATCGCCACCATGTTCGCGGATGCGTTCGGGAAAACGCGCCGAATAAGCGGGGAATTTGAGGTCGGGACGATCAACATCGACGAGCGCCGAAAGCGCCGCGAGCCCGACGAAACCCCCGATCTTGGCGACAATCGCCTCATGCCCCTGAATATCGGCGTTGAGCACTTCGGCAATCTCGCCGGGCATGTCAGCCTCAAGTTCGAGCAGGATGACACGGCCGCGGCGGCGGCGGCGGATCGCGGTGCGGAACAGGCGCACCAGATCTTCGGCTTCTTCCTCCAGCTCGATGTCGCTGTCGCGGATGATGCGAAACACGCCGAGCGAGCGGATGGTGAAACCGGGGAACAGCAGGTCGCCGAAAATCTCGATCAGATATTCGATCGGCACAAAGGCGCGCGACTGACCCGGCACCGAAACGAAGCGCGGCAACGCCGCGGGGATCAGGACCAGTTCGCGCACCGTCTCGCCCGTCGCTTTGCGCTGCAAGTCGAAGATGATCCCCAGCCCGCGATTGGGAATGAAGGGAAAGGGATGCGCCGGATCGAGCACCTGCGGCGTCAGGATCGGGAAAATCTGGTCGATGAAATATTGACGCAGCGCCGCGCGCAGCGGTTCGCGGTCGGACCCGGTGCCGTGAACGATGATACCCTGTTCGCCGAGCAGTTTGTGGAGCCGCTGCCACTCGCTCTGCTGCTGATCGACGAGGCGATTCACCTCAGCCTCGATCTCGGCCAACTGTTGCCCCGGCGAGCGGCCGTCGGCCGACGGATCGTCGATCCCCTGCAACTGTTGCCCCTTCAGCCCCGCAACGCGGACCATGAAGAATTCGTCAAGATTGCTGCCCGAAATCGACAGGAAGCGCAGGCGTTCGAGCAGCGGATGCGCAGGATTGCGCGCTTCCTCCATCACCCGCCGATTGAACGCCAGCCAGCTGAGTTCTCGATTGAAAAAGCGTTCGGGTCCGAAGGACGGGAGCCCCGTATTGGCGTCATTGTCGGCGCGAAGAGGCCCACCGGCTATCGACATATCGTTCCATCCTGTCGTTCAAGGAGATCGGGATCGATCAGCCCCTGTGACAGTAATGTTTCACGCGTAAGACGGATGCCGACGCGTCGTCCCTGTTCGAGCGAAGCGGCATCGAGCGCCGCCACGATGCGGTGGACCATCGCATAGCTGCGCTCCATCCGCGGGACGATATAAGCGGCAACCTCGGGCGCCAGCGCGATCCCGCGCTGCGCGAACAGCGCCTCGATCAGGTCGCGCGCGAGGCAATCGTCAGGCTCGGCGATCGTCAGAACCGGCACCGCGCGCAGCCGCGAGGCGAGATCGGGCAGCACGATCCCCCAGTCGGCAGGCGGCGCATCGGCGATGATCAGCAGCGGGATGTTCGACGATTGCGCGGCGTTCCAGGCGTGGAAAATCGCTTCTTCGGCAACGCTGTCATGCCCATCGATCACCCGGCCGCCGGTATCCGCCGCGAACAACCGGCCGATCAGGCTGCGTCCCGATCCGCGCGGTCCGGTCAGCACCGCGGTCCGCACCGGCCACGTCGCGACATGGCGCAGATAGCGGATCGCGTCGGCGTTGCTTGTCCCGACGACCAGCGGCGCGTCGTTGCTGCCCCTGGCGCTCCAGTCGAGCGGCAGTGCGATCTGGCTGGTGGAACGCGCCATCAGCGGCTGATCCGCAGCGTGCTGCCGCCCTCCTGCACCTTGTAACCCCGCGCCGCGAGCGCCGCGCTGAGCGCCGCGATATCGCCGCGGAAGGTCACGCGCATCACCGATGTGCCGCCAAGCGCGAGGCTGGTCGTCGATGCCGACTGGACCCCCGCGATGCCGCCGACGGCGCGTTCAGTCGCGGTGACCGATTCGACGTCGGGCGAACTATATTGGACGGTGAAGCTCTGCACCCCCGCGGGCGCGGTGGTCGGCACGCTGCTGTCGGTTTCGCTGGGCAGCGCATCCTCGTCGGTGGCCACAATCTCTTCGGGCAGGTCCTCGCGCTCGACCGGCTTTTCGAGGACCAGATAGGTATCGGTCTTCAGCACGCCCGCCGCCAGCGCGTCGATGTAGATGCGGTCCATTCGCGCGACCGCTTTTTCCATCATGTCGGGCAGCGCCGCGGGGCTGGGGCCGGTCATTGTGAAGCTGGAGATCAGCTTGCTGTCGGGGCCGAAGCGCGCGGTGAAAGTGCCTTTGATCGGCCCGCCGGGATAGGAATACTCGACCCGCGCAATCGGGGTCAGCACGTCGGCGGCGCCATATTGATCCAGGATGACGCGCCACCACACGCGCCCGCGGCGCCCGGTCTGTCCCGCGTTGATCAGCAATGTGTCGGCACCGGTGCCCGCGGTGCGGACATAGTCGATCGCGCTCTGCCCAGTGTTATATTCGGCCCAGGCGCGCTGCCATGCACTGCGCTGTTCGAACACCTGCGGGATACCGTCGATCGAATAGACCGGGATGACGAGCAGCGGCGGCGAGCGGAGCGTCCGCCCGCTGACGCCCAATATCTGTCCGGCGCGAACGCGGTCGAACTGCACCCCCAGCCGCGCGACATAGCGGCGCGGGCCGATCTGTTCCTGTTCGACGACTATCGCGGTGACGATGCCGTCGAGCACCGAATCGCCGAGCGCGGGACCATCGCTGCCGTTGAGCTTGCGATAAAGCTGCGCCCAGCCCTTGCGCTGCGCCTCGCGCCAGCCCTTGGTGCGTGCGTCATCGGCGTTGTCGCCGGTGACATCGACCAGGATGCCGCTGGCGAGAAAGTCGCCGCTGCTGTTGATCGGCGTTATGCCGCGATCGCCGCGGCTGATCTGTCCCTCGACGACGCCGACGAGCAGGATCGCGAAGAACAGGCCGAAAAGCGCGAGCCAGCGTCCATCTCGCGGCAATGCAGCGTCTTTGAACCGGTGGGCGAACGGAGGGGGAGCGGTGGAAATCATCTCTTCTCTATGCTCTGCCCAAAAGCGCACGCGCGGACAAGGAAATCTGTCGGACCCCGACAAGGAAATCATGGCATTTGTCGGCTGGAACCGTTAGTCGCGCGTGCCATGGATTCCAAGCACAACCAGCCCGCCGCTTACACTTATGCCCAATCCGGGGTGTCGATCGACGCCGGCAATGCGCTGGTCCGTGCCATCGCCCCGCTCGCCCGAGCCACGCGACGTCCCGGTGCCGATGCCGACCTCGGTGGTTTCGGGGGCTTTTTCGATCTTAAGGCGGCGGGATTCAACGATCCGCTGCTCGTCGCGGCGAACGATGGCGTCGGCACCAAGTTGAAACTCGCGATCGAATCGGGGCGCCACGACGGGGTCGGCATCGATCTGGTCGCGATGTGCGTTAACGATTTGATCGTGCAGGGCGCCGAGCCGCTGTTTTTCCTCGATTATTACGCCACCGCCAAGCTCGACAACGACGTCGCCACACAAGTGGTCGCGAGCATTGCCGAGGGGTGCAAACAGGCTGGCTGCGCGCTGATAGGCGGCGAGACTGCCGAAATGCCGGGGATGTATAGCGAAGGCGATTACGACCTCGCCGGTTTCTGCGTCGGTGCCGTGGAGCGTGACCAGGTGCTAACCGCCGACAAGGTCGCCGCGGGCGACGTCATCCTCGGCCTCGCGTCCTCGGGCGTCCATTCGAACGGCTTTTCGCTGGTGCGCCGCCTCGCAGCCGACAAAGGTTGGAAACTCGATCGCCCTGCCCTGTTCGACCAGAATATCCTGCTGATCGACGCGCTGATGGCCCCGACGCGCATCTATGTGAAAAGCCTGTTGCCGCTGGTGAAGACCGGAAAGATTCATGCGCTGGCGCATATCACCGGCGGCGGCCTGCTCGAAAATATCCCGCGCATCCTGCCCGAAACCTTGCACGCGCATGTCGACGCCGATGCGTGGGACCAGCCGCGTTTGATGGCGTTCCTGCAGGCGCAGGGCAATATCGAGCCCGAGGAAATGGCGCGGACGTTCAATTGCGGCATCGGCATGGCGGTGGTGGTTGGCGAGGCCGATGTGGTCGATGTCACTGCGGCGCTCGAAGCCGCGGGTGAGACGGTGCTGCGGATCGGTCATATCGCCGAGGGCACCAAGGGCTGCACCGTGACCGGCAGCGCAGAGACGTGGAGCGCAATGGGTGCGTGGAGCGCAACGCACCACGGTTGATTTTTCCCGTCACCCTGAACTTGTTTCAGGGTCCATGGCCTGGTGTCGAAATCGACGCTGCGGTTGCGGAGAGAGCAGGCCATGGATGCTGAAACAAGTTCAGCATGACGAAGGTTGGGGAGCGATGATGACCAAAGCCAAAGTCGCCGTCCTGATCTCCGGCGCCGGCACCAACATGGCGGCGCTGCTCTACGCGGCTAAAGCCCCCGACTGCCCCTATAAACTGGTCCTCGTCGCCAGCAACAACCCCGAAGCGCCCGGCCTCGCGATCGCCGCCGCCGAAGGCATCGCGACGTGGAGCCTCTCGCATAAGGGCATGAACCGCGACGCTTTCGACGCGCTGGTCGATGCCGAACTCCGTGCGGCCAAGGCCGATTTCGTCGCACTGGCGGGCTATATGCGGATCCTGAGCGACGATTTCGTCGCGCGCTGGGCGGGCAAGATGCTCAACATCCACCCCAGCCTGCTGCCGCTCTACAAGGGGCTCGACACCCACCAACGCGCGATCGACGCGGGCGACAAATTTGGCGGGTGCAGCGTCCATATCGTCACCCCGGGAGTCGACGACGGCCCGGTGCTGGCGCAGACGCCGGTCGCGACCCTGCCCGGCGACACCGTCGAAACACTGGCGGAGCGTGTGCGCTTTGCCGAACATCAACTTTATCCGCAAACCCTCGCCGCTTATGTGTCGCGCGAACGCAGCCCAGACTATCTGCGCGCCCGCGTCCGTGATCTCGCGATGGCGCTGCCCGAGGCCGACGAAGTGACCTCGCACGGCATGCCGTGCTTCGGCATCGTGAAGGGCAAGAAGTTCGCCTATTTCACCGAGGATCATCACGGCGATGGAAAGATCGCGCTGCTGGTCAAGATCAGCGGCGCCGACGAGCAGGCGGCGCTGATCGAAATGGACGAAGACCGCTATTACCGCCCCGCCTATTTCGGCGACGGCTGGGTGGGTATCCGGCTCGATCTGGGCGACACCGACTGGGACGCGATTGGCGAATGGCTGCGCAAGAGCTGGCTGGCGGTAGCGCCGAAGAAACTGGCGGGGCTGATGGCGGTTGCAGAGGAATTTTAGGGTCAGGCCCCGGCAA carries:
- the purN gene encoding phosphoribosylglycinamide formyltransferase; protein product: MTKAKVAVLISGAGTNMAALLYAAKAPDCPYKLVLVASNNPEAPGLAIAAAEGIATWSLSHKGMNRDAFDALVDAELRAAKADFVALAGYMRILSDDFVARWAGKMLNIHPSLLPLYKGLDTHQRAIDAGDKFGGCSVHIVTPGVDDGPVLAQTPVATLPGDTVETLAERVRFAEHQLYPQTLAAYVSRERSPDYLRARVRDLAMALPEADEVTSHGMPCFGIVKGKKFAYFTEDHHGDGKIALLVKISGADEQAALIEMDEDRYYRPAYFGDGWVGIRLDLGDTDWDAIGEWLRKSWLAVAPKKLAGLMAVAEEF
- a CDS encoding heavy-metal-associated domain-containing protein; its protein translation is MPRDGRWLALFGLFFAILLVGVVEGQISRGDRGITPINSSGDFLASGILVDVTGDNADDARTKGWREAQRKGWAQLYRKLNGSDGPALGDSVLDGIVTAIVVEQEQIGPRRYVARLGVQFDRVRAGQILGVSGRTLRSPPLLVIPVYSIDGIPQVFEQRSAWQRAWAEYNTGQSAIDYVRTAGTGADTLLINAGQTGRRGRVWWRVILDQYGAADVLTPIARVEYSYPGGPIKGTFTARFGPDSKLISSFTMTGPSPAALPDMMEKAVARMDRIYIDALAAGVLKTDTYLVLEKPVEREDLPEEIVATDEDALPSETDSSVPTTAPAGVQSFTVQYSSPDVESVTATERAVGGIAGVQSASTTSLALGGTSVMRVTFRGDIAALSAALAARGYKVQEGGSTLRISR
- a CDS encoding RNA degradosome polyphosphate kinase, with product MSIAGGPLRADNDANTGLPSFGPERFFNRELSWLAFNRRVMEEARNPAHPLLERLRFLSISGSNLDEFFMVRVAGLKGQQLQGIDDPSADGRSPGQQLAEIEAEVNRLVDQQQSEWQRLHKLLGEQGIIVHGTGSDREPLRAALRQYFIDQIFPILTPQVLDPAHPFPFIPNRGLGIIFDLQRKATGETVRELVLIPAALPRFVSVPGQSRAFVPIEYLIEIFGDLLFPGFTIRSLGVFRIIRDSDIELEEEAEDLVRLFRTAIRRRRRGRVILLELEADMPGEIAEVLNADIQGHEAIVAKIGGFVGLAALSALVDVDRPDLKFPAYSARFPERIREHGGDCFAAIRSKDILVHHPYESFEVVLAFLRQAAADPDVVAIKQTLYRAGDQSPVIRALIEAAEAGKSVTAVVELKARFDEEQNLLWANQLERAGVQVVYGFIEWKTHAKISMVVRREGQGYRTYCHFGTGNYHPVTARIYTDLSFFTADPRAGRDAAQLFNYITGYVEPERLDMITMSPLNMRAHLCELIDAEIAAASGGQPSGVWAKMNSLVDPDIIDKLYEASAAGVPVELIVRGICCLRPGVPGLSETIRVKSVVGRFLEHSRVWAFANGAALPHQRAKLYISSADWMPRNFDRRVEYMIPIENPTVHDQILDQVLVANLIDNEQSWVLQPDGVYVRTATDDKPFNLHHYFMNNPSLSGRGTALHKRQDVPTLAFTTREV
- the purM gene encoding phosphoribosylformylglycinamidine cyclo-ligase; translation: MDSKHNQPAAYTYAQSGVSIDAGNALVRAIAPLARATRRPGADADLGGFGGFFDLKAAGFNDPLLVAANDGVGTKLKLAIESGRHDGVGIDLVAMCVNDLIVQGAEPLFFLDYYATAKLDNDVATQVVASIAEGCKQAGCALIGGETAEMPGMYSEGDYDLAGFCVGAVERDQVLTADKVAAGDVILGLASSGVHSNGFSLVRRLAADKGWKLDRPALFDQNILLIDALMAPTRIYVKSLLPLVKTGKIHALAHITGGGLLENIPRILPETLHAHVDADAWDQPRLMAFLQAQGNIEPEEMARTFNCGIGMAVVVGEADVVDVTAALEAAGETVLRIGHIAEGTKGCTVTGSAETWSAMGAWSATHHG
- a CDS encoding Ppx/GppA family phosphatase; translation: MLRSSKPAVHRSAVIDIGSNSVRLVVYEGPARAPAVIFNEKVAAGLGRGLAIDGRIASEDAMRGLMALRRYALLAKHMEVQNLQCVATAAVRDAENGPEFIASAAEAGLKIRLLSGEEEAEAAGYGVVSAIPDAHGIAVDLGGGSLELAEVANGQVGRRASFPLGVLRLPALRKQGQQPFERAVRKMLRAAGWPDGMTGLPLYLVGGSWRALSRLDLELTHDPLAVLDQHSLPRSALRRLVRATNRLTFEELRAIPGMASNRAAALPDAAALLAALVNILDVPEMTVSSSGLREGLLYQALDAETRAQDPLIVAAEFEGRRLARFAPHGRAITEWITPLFTGEAPADNRVRLAASLLSDVAWSANPDFRAERGTEIGLHGNWRGIDIPGRILLARALHAGFGGADGDFPDMGPLVSAERLARARQWGLAIRLAQRLTGGVEAPLKASHIALVDGKLRLSLDHGWHHLAGESVERRLKSLAQALDAKAELVML
- a CDS encoding HdaA/DnaA family protein, encoding MARSTSQIALPLDWSARGSNDAPLVVGTSNADAIRYLRHVATWPVRTAVLTGPRGSGRSLIGRLFAADTGGRVIDGHDSVAEEAIFHAWNAAQSSNIPLLIIADAPPADWGIVLPDLASRLRAVPVLTIAEPDDCLARDLIEALFAQRGIALAPEVAAYIVPRMERSYAMVHRIVAALDAASLEQGRRVGIRLTRETLLSQGLIDPDLLERQDGTICR